The DNA region ATTCCGGCATGCAGCCGCGCCGGCCGCGGCAGCGCCGGTCTGCTCAGCAGCCGGCGCTGCCGCCGCCGGCATTGCCGCAGCGCGCGCGGACCAGCAGGTCGAGCAGCTCGCGGTACTGCGCATGCGAGACCGACCGGCCCTCGCCGGGGCGCGTCTTGTGGGCGACCACCAGGTCGAGCGCCGGGAGCACCGAGATGTGCTGCCCGACGGCGCCCAGCCCCGTGTAGGCGCCGCGGTAGGCGCCGGTGGCGTGCGGCCCGTCCCACACCCACCAGAGGTAGCCGTAGCCGAACGGGCCCGCGCGGTGCGAGGCGGGGTTCATGCGGGACACGGGCGTGGTGGCGCGCGTGCTCTCGCGCACCCAGTCGCGCGGCACGAGCTGGCGTCCCGCCCAGCTGCCCTCGCGCAGCATCAGGTACCCGAGGCGCGCCATGTCGCGCGTCGAGAGGTTGATGTGGTAGGCGAGGTGCACCGAGCGCGTGGTGTCGCCGGACTTCCGCTGCGCCGCGCGATCCCAGTCCTGCATGCCGATCGGTCGCGCGAGGTCGGTGTCGAGCGCGTCGTAGATGTCGCGCCCGGTCATCTTCTCGAACGCGGTGCCGAGCGCGTTGAAGTCCCAGTTGCTGTAGAGGAAGTACGTGCCGGGCGCCTGCGACCCGCGCGGCGGCGCGCTGGCGAGGTCGTCGCCGGCGTTCGACGCGGCGTGGTACACGCCGGAGCGCGCCGTCAGCAGGTCGCGCACGGTCGCGCGGCGCTCCTGCGGCGTGAGCCCGCCCACGTCGTCGATCCCGAGGTCGGCGAGCGTGCGGTCGAGGCGCACGGTGCCGTCGGCGACGTAGCGGCCGAACAGCATCGAGAGCACGCTCTTGCGCACCGACGCCAGGTAGCTGACGGCCTGCACGTCGCCGTACTCCATCAGCACGCGCCCGCCGACGACGGCGACGAACCCGGTGGACGGCATCGTCGCCAGCCGCGCGCGCACGCTGTCGAGCCCCGCGCGCGACCAGCCGAGCGACTCGGGCGCCGCGATCCGCTCCCACGACGCACCGGGATAGACCGCGCGCGCCGCGACCGATGCAGGCGCCGGCGCGACGACGCTCGCGCGCGACGCGCAGCCGAGGCTCGTGCCGAGCGCGCCCGCGAGGAGGAGGCGCGCGACGACGACGCGGAGGCGCGCGGGGCGGGGACGGCGCAGGCGGATCGGCATGTCCGGGGTGATGGAGGGTGGGGTGGTTCCGTCAGGGCTCCGGACGCGGGGCGGGCTGCAGGTCCACGCTCGTGTGCCGGTCGCGCGAGCGCACGGTCACCAGCACCAGCTGCCGGACCCGCGTCCCGCCGCGCCGCTCGGCCGGGCGGAAGCGCCACTGCGGGAGCACCGCCAGCAGCCGCTCGGCCAGCTCGGCGTCGGAGCCGGGGAGGATCTCGACCAGCCCGGGCTCCACGCGCCCGCGGGCGCTGACCACCACGTGCGCGCGCACCTCGCCGTCGACGCGCGACACGACGGCCCGCGCGCGGTCGGCCAGGATGGCCGTGCGCGCGACCTCGCCGGCGACGTGGACGCGGCGTGTGGCGACGGTATCGCGGAGCGCGGCCCGCAGCGCGGGCACGGGTGCTTCGAAGGCGGCGCGTGGGCGGTGCGCGCAGCCACCAACGAGAACGGCGAGCACGATGAGGCGGAGGACCATGACGCGGAGAACGATAGGGCGTGAGACGATGAAGCGGAGGCTACGAGCTCGCAGCTTCAAGCGCAGTGCCGCCCGTCCGTCTCACGCTGCATCGTCCTCCGCCGTTCCGTTCTCCGCCTCATCGTCCTCCGCGTCAGATGGTGAAGTCGAACTCCGCGCCTTCCCCGACCGACGACTGCACGCTGATCCTTCCACCGTGCGCCTGCACGATCCCCTGCGCGATCGCGAGGCCGAGACCCGCGCCGGCGCGCCGCGTCTCGCGCGCCTGCCAGAAGCGGTCGAACAGGTGCGGCAGGTGCTCGGGCGCGATGCCCGGGCCGCTGTCGCGCACCGCGAAGCGCACGCCGCGCGGCGCCTCGGTGGCCGTCAGCCACACCGTCCCGCCGCGCGGCGTGAACTTGAGCGCGTTCCCCAGCAGGTTGCCCAGCGCCTGCAGCAGCCGCTCGCCGTCGGCGTTCAGAGACGGGAGGTCGGGTGCCGCGTCGGCGACGAGCGTCAGCCCGCGCTCCGCGGCCAGCGGTGCGAACTGCTCGCGCGCGCGCGCGATCACCGCCGCCGGGTCGAGTGGCGCGCGGTCGATCGTCAGCCGCCCCGCCTCGATCGCGGTCACGTCCAGCAGGTCGCGGATGATGCGCTCCATCCAGTCGGCGGCGTTGCGCACGACGCCCGAGAGCTCGGCCGCCTGCGCGGGCTCGGGCGCCGCGCCCAGCGCGGCCGCGCACATCTTGATCGTCGACAGCGGGTTGCGCAGGTCGTGCGCGACGACGCCGAGCACCACGTCGCGCGCGGCGGTGGCGCGCTGCGCGGCGTCGACGAGGCGCTGGCGCTCGACCGCGTGGCGCACCGCGCGGCGCAGCCCCGGTGCGGTCACGGTGCCCTTCACGAGGTAGTCCTGCGCGCCCGCGCGCATCGCGCGCACGGCCAGCGCCTCGTCGTCGAGGCCCGTGAGCACGACGATCGGCAGCGTCGGCGCGGCGGCGCGCATCTGCGCGACCGTGCTCAGGCCGCGCGCATCGGGGAGCGAGAGGTCGAGCAGCACGACGTCCGCCGGCGCATCGGCGAGCGCGGCCCGCGCGTCGCGCAGCCGCTCCACCCAGCGCACCGCGATCTGCAGCGGCGGCGGGGCGTCGCCGTCCTCCTCGTCGTCGTCGCCGGTGGCCGTGGGCTCCTCCGCCTCGTCCAGCAGCACGCGCAGCAGCTCGGCGTCGCCGGGATTGTCCTCGACGATCAGCACCGACAGCGGCGCGCCGTCACGTGAGGTCCCGCGCAGCGGCATCGTCGTCAGCCCTCGCGCGCGCGCAGCGCCACCGTGCCCCAGAACTCGACCACCGCGCGCACGGCCGCGAGATGCTGGTCCAGGTCCACCGGCTTGGCGACGTACGCGTTGGCGTGCAGCGCGTAGGCGCGCCGCACGTCCGACGCCGCCTGCGAGCTGGTGAGCACGACGATGGGGATGTCGCGCAGCTCGGCGTCGCCCTTCGCCTCGGCCAGCACGCCGCGGCCGTCGAGCTTCGGCACGTTGAGGTCGAGCAGCACGAGGTCGGGGCGCGGCGCGTCGGCGTGCGCGCCCGTGCGCCGCAGGAACGCCAGCGCCTCCACGCCGTCGTGCACCACCGACAGGTGATGCGGCACCGTGACGTCGCGCAGCGCCTCGCGCGCCAGCTCCACGTCGCCGGGGTTGTCCTCCACCAGCAGCAGCTCGAGCGCGCGCGGCGCGTCGGCGGGCATGCTCACGGGGCGTCCGGCAGGGTGAAGTGGAACGCCGCGCCCTCGCCCGGCGTCCCCTCCGCGCGGATGGTGCCGCCGTGCCGCTCCACGATCTTGCGGCAGATCGCCAGTCCGACGCCCGTGCCCGGATACTCGGTGCGCGTGTGCAGCCGCTGGAACACGGTGAAGATCTGCTCCGCGAACTGCGGCTCGAAGCCGATGCCGTTGTCGCGCACCGTGAACTCCCACATCGCGCCGCCCGCGGCGCGCGCCGCGCGGATCACCACGCGCGGCGGCACGCCCGCCTTCCGGAACTTGAGCGCGTTCGCGACGAGGTTCTGGAAGAGCTGCTCCAGCTGCCCCGCGTCGCCGAGCACCGTCGGCAGCGCGCCCTCGACCTCCACGGTGCCGCCGCTCTCCTCGAGCGCGCTCCCGAGCCAGCGCAGCACGCCCGTGAGGACCTTCGCGGTGTCCACCGGGCGATGCGGGCGCTCCTGCGTGCCCACGCGCGACAGCGCGAGCAGGTCGTGGATGAGCACCTGCATGCGCTGCGCGCCGTCG from Roseisolibacter agri includes:
- a CDS encoding serine hydrolase domain-containing protein: MPIRLRRPRPARLRVVVARLLLAGALGTSLGCASRASVVAPAPASVAARAVYPGASWERIAAPESLGWSRAGLDSVRARLATMPSTGFVAVVGGRVLMEYGDVQAVSYLASVRKSVLSMLFGRYVADGTVRLDRTLADLGIDDVGGLTPQERRATVRDLLTARSGVYHAASNAGDDLASAPPRGSQAPGTYFLYSNWDFNALGTAFEKMTGRDIYDALDTDLARPIGMQDWDRAAQRKSGDTTRSVHLAYHINLSTRDMARLGYLMLREGSWAGRQLVPRDWVRESTRATTPVSRMNPASHRAGPFGYGYLWWVWDGPHATGAYRGAYTGLGAVGQHISVLPALDLVVAHKTRPGEGRSVSHAQYRELLDLLVRARCGNAGGGSAGC
- a CDS encoding ATP-binding response regulator, whose translation is MPLRGTSRDGAPLSVLIVEDNPGDAELLRVLLDEAEEPTATGDDDEEDGDAPPPLQIAVRWVERLRDARAALADAPADVVLLDLSLPDARGLSTVAQMRAAAPTLPIVVLTGLDDEALAVRAMRAGAQDYLVKGTVTAPGLRRAVRHAVERQRLVDAAQRATAARDVVLGVVAHDLRNPLSTIKMCAAALGAAPEPAQAAELSGVVRNAADWMERIIRDLLDVTAIEAGRLTIDRAPLDPAAVIARAREQFAPLAAERGLTLVADAAPDLPSLNADGERLLQALGNLLGNALKFTPRGGTVWLTATEAPRGVRFAVRDSGPGIAPEHLPHLFDRFWQARETRRAGAGLGLAIAQGIVQAHGGRISVQSSVGEGAEFDFTI
- a CDS encoding response regulator, translated to MPADAPRALELLLVEDNPGDVELAREALRDVTVPHHLSVVHDGVEALAFLRRTGAHADAPRPDLVLLDLNVPKLDGRGVLAEAKGDAELRDIPIVVLTSSQAASDVRRAYALHANAYVAKPVDLDQHLAAVRAVVEFWGTVALRAREG